In bacterium, the genomic window TTCGTTTGGGTCACGGGGTGATTCTGCTGGCGGTGGGGACGGGACAGATCGCACCGCTGGCCAAGGAGTTAGCGCGGCTGGACCTCGCCTGGTCCCGCATTGCAGTTCTGCACCACAGTGGAACGCTCGACACCACCCCTCTGGCTCCCTTGGCTCGGCTCGGAGCGACCGTGGCGGCCTGCCATCCGTTCATGACCTTTCCTCGCTTTGCAGGCCAAGTCGGCGCGGGCACAAAGGAAGACTTGTATGACCCGCGGTTTCCCTTGTTCTTTGGGATAGACGGCGACGAGCGCGGCTTAAGAACCTGTCGCAAGGTTGTCAAAGCCTGTAATGGCAAGAGCTTAGTCGTACGTGGTGGCGACCGAGTGGCCTATCATGCGGCGGCGGTTTTGGCTTGCACTCTGTTGGGGGCAAACATAGCGTTGGCGACCGAGGTACTCAAGAAAGTCGGAATCTCGGAAAAACCGGCCCTTGATGCGGTCATGGCGATTGCCCAAGAAACATTGCGGAACTTTGCCGAGTATGGAATGGGCAGGTCGTGGACCGGCCCGGCTGTACGGGGGGACAAGAAGACAGTCACAGCACATGTGCGGGCGATGAGCAAGCTCGACCGGGACGCGGGCCGGGTGTACCGCGTGCTGGCGGATTGGGTGATGCAACATAAGAAGTGAGTTTGTCGGTCAGATGGACATGGACCGACCCAACCTCTTCCTCCGGATTCTCAGGAATCCCCTCACCCGCATCATTCTCGGCATGGTCATGGTGGCCCTGCCGATTGCGGGGGTGCTCGAGCTGGCCAATCAATACGGCGAGCCGCGCGGCCT contains:
- a CDS encoding DUF2520 domain-containing protein; its protein translation is MTKQHFYLIGPGAVGKVLARRLVGAGWTCAGVCGRGSSAGRRLAKELGGPYVSSVGEIRLGHGVILLAVGTGQIAPLAKELARLDLAWSRIAVLHHSGTLDTTPLAPLARLGATVAACHPFMTFPRFAGQVGAGTKEDLYDPRFPLFFGIDGDERGLRTCRKVVKACNGKSLVVRGGDRVAYHAAAVLACTLLGANIALATEVLKKVGISEKPALDAVMAIAQETLRNFAEYGMGRSWTGPAVRGDKKTVTAHVRAMSKLDRDAGRVYRVLADWVMQHKK